The following coding sequences are from one Pelmatolapia mariae isolate MD_Pm_ZW linkage group LG4, Pm_UMD_F_2, whole genome shotgun sequence window:
- the gh1 gene encoding somatotropin yields MDSVVLLLSVVCLGVSSQQITDSQRLFSIAVNRVTHLHLLAQRLFSDFESSLQTEEQRQLNKIFLQDFCNSDYIISPIDKHETQRSSVLKLLSISYRLVESWEFPSRSLSGGSSLRNQISPRLSELKTGILLLIRANQDEAENYPDSDALQHAPYGNYYQSLGGNESLRQTYELLACFKKDMHKVETYLTVAKCRLSPEANCTL; encoded by the exons ATGGACTCGG tcgTCCTCCTGCTGTCGGTCGTGTGTTTGGGCGTCTCCTCCCAGCAGATCACAGACAGCCAGCGTTTGTTCTCCATTGCAGTCAACAGAGTCACTCACCTGCACCTGCTCGCCCAGAGACTCTTCTCGGACTTT GAGAGCTCTCTGCAGACGGAGGAGCAACGTCAGCTCAACAAGATCTTCCTGCAGGATTTCTGCAACTCTGATTACATCATCAGCCCGATCGACAAACACGAGACGCAGCGCAGCTCG GTCCTGAAGCTGCTGTCGATCTCCTATCGACTGGTCGAGTCCTGGGAGTTTCCCAGTCGCTCTCTGTCTGGAGGTTCCTCTCTGAGGAACCAGATTTCACCAAGGCTGTCTGAGCTTAAAACGGGAATCTTGCTGCTGATCAGG GCCAATCAGGATGAAGCAGAGAATTATCCTGACAGCGACGCCCTCCAGCACGCTCCTTACGGAAACTATTATCAAAGTCTGGGAGGCAACGAATCGCTGAGACAAACTTATGAATTGCTAGCTTGCTTCAAGAAGGACATGCACAAG GTGGAGACCTACCTGACGGTGGCTAAATGTCGACTCTCTCCGGAAGCAAACTGCACTCTGTAA